A genomic window from Lotus japonicus ecotype B-129 chromosome 1, LjGifu_v1.2 includes:
- the LOC130727477 gene encoding plasma membrane ATPase 4 has translation MGVISLEEIKNENVDLERIPVEEVFEQLKCSKEGLSSDEGANRLQVFGPNKLEEKRESKLLKFLGFMWNPLSWVMEAAAIMAIALANGGGRPPDWQDFVGIITLLIINSTISFIEENNAGNAAAALMAGLAPKTKVLRDGRWTEQDAAILVPGDIISIKLGDIIPADARLLEGDALSVDQSALTGESLPATKHPSDEVFSGSTVKKGEIEAVVIATGVHTFFGKAAHLVDSTNQVGHFQKVLTAIGNFCICSIAVGIVIELIVMYPIQHRKYRDGIDNLLVLLIGGIPIAMPTVLSVTMAIGSHRLSQQGAITKRMTAIEEMAGMDVLCSDKTGTLTLNKLSVDRNLIEVFTKGIEKEHVILLAARASRTENQDAIDAAIVGMLADPKEARAGVREVHFLPFNPVDKRTALTYIDSDGSWHRASKGAPEQILNLCNCKEDVRKRAHSTIDKFAERGLRSLGVARQVVPEKSKDAPGAPWQFVGLLPLFDPPRHDSAETITRALNLGVNVKMITGDQLAIAKETGRRLGMGTNMYPSSSLLGQSKDAAVSALPVDELIEKADGFAGVFPEHKYEIVKRLQDRKHICGMTGDGVNDAPALKRADIGIAVADATDAARSASDIVLTEPGLSVIISAVLTSRAIFQRMKNYTIYAVSITIRIVFGFMFIALIWKFDFAPFMVLIIAILNDGTIMTISKDRVKPSPMPDSWKLKEIFATGVVLGSYMALMTVVFFWLIKDTDFFPDKFGVRSIRNSPGEMMAALYLQVSIISQALIFVTRSRSWSFVERPGLLLLGAFMIAQLVATFLAVYANWSFARINGMGWGWAGVIWLYTIVTYIPLDLLKFAIRYALSGKAWDNLLENKTAFTTKKDYGKEEREAQWAAAQRTLHGLQPPETSNVFNEKNSYRELSEIAEQAKRRAEVARLRELHTLKGHVESVVKLKGLDIDTIQQHYTV, from the exons ATGGGCGTTATCAGCCTCGAGGAGATCAAGAACGAGAACGTCGATCTG GAACGGATTCCAGTGGAGGAAGTGTTTGAGCAGCTGAAATGTTCCAAAGAAGGTCTATCATCCGACGAAGGAGCCAACCGGCTTCAAGTTTTTGGACCAAACAAATTGGAAGAGAAAAGG GAGAGCAAACTTTTGAAGTTCTTGGGTTTTATGTGGAACCCCTTATCATGGGTTATGGAAGCTGCAGCTATAATGGCTATTGCTTTGGCTAATGGTGGAGGAAGGCCACCGGATTGGCAAGATTTCGTGGGTATCATTACTCTTTTGATCATTAACTCCACAATCAGTTTCATTGAGGAAAACAATGCTGGAAATGCTGCTGCTGCACTCATGGCTGGGTTAGCTCCCAAAACCAAG GTTCTGAGAGATGGGCGCTGGACTGAACAAGATGCTGCGATTTTGGTCCCGGGAGACATAATCAGCATCAAGTTAGGAGATATCATTCCTGCTGATGCCCGTCTTCTGGAGGGTGATGCTTTGAGTGTTGATCAGTCTGCTTTAACCGGAGAGTCTCTACCAGCGACAAAGCATCCCTCTGATGAGGTGTTTTCAGGTTCAACTGTGAAGAAAGGTGAGATAGAAGCTGTCGTGATTGCTACTGGGGTGCACACCTTCTTTGGTAAAGCGGCTCATCTGGTCGATAGCACCAACCAAGTTGGGCACTTTCAGAAAGTCCTCACAGCAATTGGTAATTTCTGCATTTGCTCCATTGCTGTTGGGATAGTCATTGAGCTCATAGTCATGTACCCAATACAACATCGCAAGTACAGAGATGGGATTGACAATCTGCTGGTTCTATTGATTGGAGGAATTCCGATTGCCATGCCTACTGTTTTGTCTGTTACCATGGCTATTGGCTCTCACAGGCTTTCCCAGCAAGGTGCAATAACAAAAAGAATGACAGCTATTGAGGAAATGGCAGGGATGGATGTCCTCTGCAGTGACAAAACTGGGACTCTGAccctgaataagctgagtgttgATAGAAACTTGATTGAGGTTTTTACCAAGGGTATTGAGAAGGAGCATGTTATCCTTCTTGCAGCAAGAGCTTCTAGGACTGAGAATCAGGATGCCATAGATGCTGCAATTGTGGGGATGCTTGCTGATCCAAAGGAG GCACGAGCTGGTGTCAGGGAGGTCCATTTTCTCCCATTCAATCCTGTGGACAAGAGGACCGCTCTAACCTACATTGATTCTGACGGAAGTTGGCATCGAGCTAGCAAAGGTGCTCCTGAGCAG ATATTGAACCTATGCAACTGCAAAGAGGATGTCAGAAAAAGGGCTCATAGTACTATTGACAAGTTTGCTGAGCGTGGACTCCGTTCTTTAGGTGTTGCTAGACAG GTAGTACCTGAGAAATCAAAAGATGCTCCTGGTGCACCATGGCAATTTGTTGGTCTGCTGCCCTTGTTTGATCCTCCTAGGCACGATAGTGCGGAAACCATCACAAGAGCTCTGAACCTTGGTGTGAATGTTAAGATGATTACTG GGGATCAGCTTGCCATTGCCAAGGAAACTGGTCGAAGGCTTGGGATGGGAACAAACATGtacccatcttcttcattgcTTGGCCAAAGTAAGGATGCTGCTGTTTCAGCTCTTCCAGTTGATGAGTTGATTGAGAAGGCTGATGGGTTTGCTGGAGTATTCCCTG AACACAAATATGAAATCGTTAAGAGGCTGCAAGACAGGAAGCACATATGTGGAATGACAGGTGATGGTGTCAACGATGCCCCTGCATTAAAGAGAGCAGATATTGGAATTGCTGTTGCAGACGCTACAGACGCTGCTAGAAGTGCTTCTGACATTGTCCTCACTGAACCTGGGCTGAGTGTCATTATTAGTGCAGTGCTCACCAGCAGGGCGATTTTCCAAAGGATGAAAAACTACACG ATCTATGCTGTGTCAATCACCATTCGTATAGTG TTCGGTTTCATGTTTATTGCATTGATTTGGAAGTTTGATTTTGCACCCTTCATGGTATTGATAATTGCCATACTAAACGATG GTACCATTATGACAATATCCAAGGATCGAGTGAAACCATCTCCAATGCCCGATAGCTGGAAGCTGAAGGAGATATTTGCAACCGGTGTTGTGCTAGGTAGTTACATGGCATTGATGACAGTAGTATTTTTCTGGCTCATCAAGGACACCGATTTCTTCCCG GACAAATTTGGTGTCAGGTCCATCAGAAATAGTCCTGGAGAAATGATGGCAGCCCTATACCTCCAAGTCAGTATTATTAGCCAGGCCCTTATTTTTGTCACCAGGTCCCGTAGCTGGTCCTTTGTTGAAAGACCTGGTCTTCTCCTACTTGGTGCTTTCATGATTGCTCAGCTG GTAGCAACTTTTCTAGCTGTATATGCTAATTGGAGCTTCGCAAGAATTAATGGAATGGGATGGGGTTGGGCTGGTGTAATATGGTTGTACACTATAGTAACATACATCCCTCTTGATTTACTCAAATTCGCAATCCGCTATGCTCTGAGTGGGAAAGCTTGGGATAATCTTTTAGAGAACAAG ACTGCCTTCACTACAAAGAAAGACTACGGAAAGGAAGAAAGAGAAGCACAGTGGGCAGCTGCTCAGAGGACTCTTCATGGTCTTCAGCCACCGGAAACATCCAACGTCTTCAATGAAAAGAATAGCTACAGGGAGCTTTCAGAGATTGCTGAGCAAGCCAAGAGACGCGCTGAGGTTGCAAG GCTTAGGGAGCTTCATACTCTAAAGGGACATGTTGAGTCAGTGGTGAAGCTGAAGGGACTTGACATTGATACCATCCAGCAACATTACACGGTTTGA